The following proteins are encoded in a genomic region of Streptosporangiales bacterium:
- a CDS encoding MBL fold metallo-hydrolase: MRLTVLGGCGAWPTADQPCSGYLVEHEDFTLLVDPGYATMPALLRTHQPDDVDAVLVTHRHPDHCADLNPLLRSLALRDVPPPALPVYAPPGALDAVLALDRPGMLAGAYTLHDFPAGDVRRVGPYDVEAFDLPHSVPDNGYRIGVAGSVLAYTGDTGPSPAVVDLARDADVFLCEATHTDAVPAEEAGRLGSARDAGGYAARAGVGHLVLTHLWPGTDPADARRAAATAYDGPITVARPGLVLDVA; this comes from the coding sequence GTGAGACTCACCGTGCTCGGCGGCTGCGGCGCCTGGCCGACGGCCGACCAGCCGTGCAGCGGCTACCTCGTCGAGCACGAGGACTTCACGCTGCTCGTCGACCCCGGGTACGCGACGATGCCCGCGCTGCTGCGCACCCACCAGCCCGACGACGTCGACGCGGTGCTCGTCACCCACCGCCACCCCGACCACTGCGCCGACCTCAACCCGCTGCTGCGGTCACTGGCCCTACGTGACGTCCCGCCGCCCGCACTCCCGGTGTACGCGCCGCCCGGCGCGCTCGACGCGGTGCTCGCACTCGACCGACCCGGCATGCTGGCCGGCGCGTACACGCTGCACGACTTCCCCGCGGGCGACGTCCGCCGCGTCGGGCCGTACGACGTCGAGGCGTTCGACCTGCCGCACAGCGTGCCCGACAACGGCTACCGGATCGGCGTCGCGGGCTCCGTGCTCGCGTACACCGGCGACACCGGCCCGAGCCCCGCGGTCGTCGACCTCGCCCGCGACGCCGACGTCTTTCTCTGCGAGGCCACGCACACCGACGCCGTCCCCGCCGAGGAGGCGGGACGGCTCGGCAGCGCACGCGACGCCGGCGGCTACGCCGCGCGGGCCGGTGTCGGCCACCTGGTCCTCACCCACCTGTGGCCCGGCACCGACCCGGCCGACGCGCGCCGCGCGGCGGCCACCGCCTACGACGGCCCGATCACCGTCGCGAGACCGGGCCTCGTCCTCGACGTCGCCTGA
- a CDS encoding helix-turn-helix domain-containing protein codes for MPPRFLRLSDVADELNISASQAYALVRNGELPAIKVGGRGQWRVEAQALEDYIQQKYSETQRFIRAHPFTGDEEPAD; via the coding sequence ATGCCACCGCGGTTCCTCCGGCTGTCCGACGTCGCCGACGAGCTCAACATCTCGGCGTCGCAGGCGTACGCACTGGTGCGCAACGGGGAGCTGCCGGCCATCAAGGTCGGCGGCCGCGGGCAGTGGCGGGTCGAGGCGCAGGCGCTGGAGGACTACATCCAGCAGAAGTACAGCGAGACCCAGCGGTTCATCCGCGCCCACCCGTTCACCGGTGACGAGGAACCTGCGGACTGA
- the secA gene encoding preprotein translocase subunit SecA → MPVLIDKILRVGEGKQQRELRRIASRVNSIEDDFTEMSDEELREQTDDFRKRFENGESLDDLIYEAFATVREAARRTLGQRHYDVQLMGGAALHKGNVAEMRTGEGKTLVSTLPAYLNAIAGEGVHIVTVNDYLAKRDAEWMGRVHQFLGLEVSVVHPELNHAARRKAYAADITYGTNSEFGFDYLRDNMAGSLDECVQRGHFFAVVDEVDSILIDEARTPLIISGAADQATKWYAEFAKIAPRLKREADYEIDEKKQTVGILETGVDKVEDHLGIENLYEAGNSMLVSFLNNAIRAKELYKKDKDYVVTDGEVLIVDEFTGRILYGRRYNEGLHQAIEAKEGVAIQQENQTLATITLQNYFRMYKRLSGMTGTAMTEANEFWKTYKLGVVPIPTNKPMIRADEADVVYKTEEAKFDAVADDVADRHDEGQPVLIGTTSVEKSEYLSRLLKRRGVTHEVLNAKYHAKEATIVAKAGRKSAVTVATNMAGRGTDIVLGGNPEFEADLELHKKGLTPLETPEEYEAEYTDVLSAWKEKVAEEHEEVVELGGMYVLGTERHESRRIDNQLRGRSGRQGDPGESRFYLSLEDELMRRFNANVVDSVMTRLNIPDDVPIESKMVTRSIRSAQTQVEQQNFETRKNVLKYDEVMNRQREVIYSERRQVLEGADLSDQVHDMIDDVVEAYVRGATAEGFSEDWDLDQLWTAFKTLYPVSVTLDELEEESGGREGLAAELIEERIKEDAHEVYAQREEELGSDGMRELERDVMMEVLDHKWREHLYEMDYLKEGIGLRAMAQRDPLIEYQREGFELFTSMMDAIKEESIGVLFNVDLEQRVALKAARAAAKADAEADSDAEAVTGGGVGDDEAADEKPARPAVQAKGFTGSKKPQRLSYSAPSLDGDGDSEAGRTKAATATDDDEFAGTSRNAPCPCGSGRKFKRCHGDPRNRE, encoded by the coding sequence GTGCCGGTACTCATCGACAAGATCCTTCGCGTAGGCGAGGGGAAGCAACAGCGAGAGCTGCGTCGGATCGCGTCGCGGGTGAACTCCATCGAGGACGATTTCACCGAGATGTCCGACGAGGAGCTCCGCGAGCAGACCGACGACTTCCGCAAGCGCTTCGAGAACGGCGAGTCCCTCGACGACCTCATCTACGAGGCGTTCGCGACGGTCCGGGAGGCCGCCAGGCGCACGCTGGGGCAGCGGCACTACGACGTCCAGCTGATGGGCGGCGCGGCGCTGCACAAGGGCAACGTCGCCGAGATGCGCACCGGTGAGGGCAAGACTCTCGTCTCCACCCTGCCGGCCTACCTCAACGCGATCGCCGGCGAGGGCGTCCACATCGTCACGGTCAACGACTACCTGGCCAAGCGCGACGCCGAGTGGATGGGCCGCGTCCACCAGTTCCTCGGCCTCGAGGTGAGCGTCGTGCACCCCGAGCTCAACCACGCCGCCCGGCGCAAGGCGTACGCCGCCGACATCACCTACGGCACCAACAGCGAGTTCGGCTTCGACTACCTGCGTGACAACATGGCCGGCTCCCTCGACGAGTGCGTGCAGCGCGGGCACTTCTTCGCCGTGGTCGACGAGGTCGACTCCATCCTCATCGACGAGGCGCGCACCCCGTTGATCATCAGCGGCGCCGCCGACCAGGCCACCAAGTGGTACGCGGAGTTCGCGAAGATCGCCCCCCGCCTCAAGCGCGAGGCCGACTACGAGATCGACGAGAAGAAGCAGACCGTCGGCATCCTCGAGACCGGCGTCGACAAGGTCGAGGACCACCTCGGCATCGAGAACCTCTACGAGGCCGGCAACTCGATGCTCGTCAGCTTCCTCAACAACGCGATCCGCGCCAAGGAGCTCTACAAGAAGGACAAGGACTACGTCGTCACCGACGGCGAGGTCCTCATCGTCGACGAGTTCACCGGTCGCATCCTCTACGGGCGCCGCTACAACGAGGGCCTGCACCAGGCGATCGAGGCGAAGGAGGGCGTGGCGATCCAGCAGGAGAACCAGACCCTCGCCACGATCACGCTGCAGAACTACTTCCGCATGTACAAGCGGCTCTCCGGCATGACCGGCACGGCCATGACCGAGGCCAACGAGTTCTGGAAGACCTACAAGCTCGGCGTCGTCCCGATCCCGACCAACAAGCCGATGATCCGCGCGGACGAGGCCGACGTCGTCTACAAGACCGAGGAGGCGAAGTTCGACGCGGTCGCCGACGACGTCGCCGACCGGCACGACGAGGGCCAGCCCGTCCTCATCGGCACCACCAGCGTGGAGAAGTCCGAGTACCTGTCCCGGTTGCTGAAGCGCCGCGGCGTCACGCACGAGGTCCTCAACGCGAAGTACCACGCCAAGGAGGCGACGATCGTCGCCAAGGCGGGACGCAAGAGTGCCGTCACCGTCGCGACCAACATGGCCGGTCGCGGTACCGACATCGTCCTCGGCGGCAACCCCGAGTTCGAGGCCGACCTCGAGCTGCACAAGAAGGGCCTGACCCCGCTCGAGACCCCCGAGGAGTACGAGGCGGAGTACACCGACGTCCTGTCGGCGTGGAAGGAGAAGGTCGCGGAGGAGCACGAGGAGGTCGTCGAGCTCGGCGGCATGTACGTCCTCGGCACCGAGCGGCACGAGTCCCGCCGCATCGACAACCAGCTGCGCGGCCGGTCCGGCCGCCAGGGCGACCCGGGCGAGTCGCGGTTCTACCTGTCGCTCGAGGACGAGCTGATGCGGCGTTTCAACGCCAACGTCGTCGACTCGGTGATGACCCGGCTGAACATCCCCGACGACGTGCCGATCGAGTCCAAGATGGTGACCCGTTCCATCCGCTCGGCGCAGACCCAGGTCGAGCAGCAGAACTTCGAGACACGCAAGAACGTCCTGAAGTACGACGAGGTCATGAACCGCCAGCGCGAGGTCATCTACTCCGAGCGCCGGCAGGTGCTCGAGGGCGCCGACCTCTCCGACCAGGTCCACGACATGATCGACGACGTCGTCGAGGCGTACGTACGCGGCGCGACCGCGGAGGGGTTCTCCGAGGACTGGGACCTCGACCAGCTCTGGACCGCCTTCAAGACCCTGTACCCGGTCAGCGTCACCCTCGACGAGCTCGAGGAGGAGTCCGGCGGACGCGAGGGGCTCGCGGCCGAGCTGATCGAGGAACGCATCAAGGAGGACGCGCACGAGGTCTACGCGCAGCGCGAGGAGGAGCTCGGCTCCGACGGCATGCGCGAACTCGAGCGCGACGTCATGATGGAGGTGCTCGACCACAAGTGGCGCGAGCACCTGTACGAGATGGACTACCTCAAGGAGGGCATCGGGCTGCGCGCGATGGCCCAGCGCGACCCGCTGATCGAGTACCAGCGGGAGGGCTTCGAGCTCTTCACGTCGATGATGGACGCCATCAAGGAGGAGTCCATCGGCGTCCTGTTCAACGTCGACCTCGAGCAGCGCGTGGCGTTGAAGGCGGCCAGGGCGGCGGCGAAGGCGGACGCCGAGGCCGACTCCGATGCCGAGGCCGTGACCGGCGGCGGTGTGGGCGATGACGAGGCGGCGGACGAGAAGCCGGCTCGTCCGGCCGTCCAGGCCAAGGGTTTCACCGGTTCGAAGAAGCCGCAGCGGCTCTCGTACTCGGCGCCCAGCCTCGACGGCGACGGTGACAGCGAGGCCGGCCGCACCAAGGCGGCCACGGCGACGGACGACGACGAGTTCGCCGGCACCTCACGCAACGCGCCGTGCCCGTGCGGCTCGGGCCGCAAGTTCAAGCGCTGCCACGGCGACCCGCGAAACCGCGAGTAG
- a CDS encoding wax ester/triacylglycerol synthase family O-acyltransferase, with protein sequence MPERLSPLDVSFLYMEEQTTPMHVGTLALFDGDDAFDLEHLTGLIERRIARVPRYRQRVRPVPGRLANPVWVDDPHFDVNYHVRQSVLPRPGTDAQLRELVGRVMSRPLDRNRPLWEMYLVEGMEENRFAILSKTHQALVDGVTTVEIGQVILDAEAADPVGEPEPESWHAGPEPTWLDLVGDAAAGAVRRPSMVADTVRSAVGDMRSVAERAWDAASGVFAVATTAVRPAPPSPLNGVIGSHRRYATASTDLEDYRRIRDSREMRRESTVNDVVLAVVAGALREWLLMRGEPVAPQTTVRALVPVSVREDEQTGQTKNAITTYLVDLPVGENNPLMRLHQVTYAMRAHKESGQAVGANTLIALSGFSPTTLHSVAARTASGLSRRLFNLVVTNVPGPQVPLYAGESRMLEAYPVVPLAKGQAVSIGLTSYDGNVYFGLNADRDLLPDVDLLADCLVDSLTELVETVK encoded by the coding sequence GTGCCCGAACGGTTGAGTCCACTCGACGTGTCGTTCCTCTACATGGAGGAGCAGACCACGCCGATGCACGTCGGCACCCTCGCGCTCTTCGACGGCGACGACGCGTTCGACCTCGAACACCTCACCGGCCTGATCGAGCGGCGGATCGCGCGGGTGCCGCGCTACCGCCAGCGGGTGCGGCCGGTGCCCGGACGGCTCGCCAACCCGGTGTGGGTCGACGACCCGCACTTCGACGTCAACTACCACGTACGGCAGTCGGTGCTGCCGCGTCCCGGCACCGACGCGCAGCTGCGCGAGCTGGTCGGGCGGGTGATGAGCAGGCCGCTCGACCGCAACCGCCCGCTGTGGGAGATGTACCTCGTCGAGGGCATGGAGGAGAACCGGTTCGCGATCCTCAGCAAGACCCACCAGGCGCTCGTCGACGGCGTCACGACGGTCGAGATCGGGCAGGTGATCCTCGACGCGGAGGCGGCCGACCCGGTGGGGGAGCCGGAGCCCGAGTCGTGGCACGCGGGCCCGGAGCCGACCTGGCTCGATCTCGTCGGCGACGCCGCTGCCGGTGCGGTCAGGCGTCCGTCCATGGTGGCCGACACCGTCCGCAGCGCGGTCGGTGACATGCGGTCGGTCGCCGAACGCGCCTGGGACGCCGCGAGCGGCGTGTTCGCGGTGGCGACGACGGCCGTACGCCCGGCGCCCCCGTCGCCGCTGAACGGTGTCATCGGCAGCCACCGCCGCTACGCGACCGCGTCGACCGATCTGGAGGACTACCGGCGCATCCGCGACTCGCGGGAGATGCGCAGGGAGAGCACGGTCAACGACGTCGTCCTCGCAGTCGTGGCCGGTGCGCTGCGGGAGTGGCTGCTGATGCGCGGCGAGCCCGTCGCGCCGCAGACGACCGTCCGCGCGCTGGTCCCGGTGAGCGTGCGCGAGGACGAGCAGACCGGCCAGACCAAGAACGCCATCACGACCTACCTCGTCGACCTGCCCGTCGGCGAGAACAACCCGCTGATGCGGCTGCACCAGGTGACCTACGCGATGCGCGCGCACAAGGAGTCGGGCCAGGCGGTCGGCGCCAACACGCTCATCGCGCTGTCGGGCTTCTCGCCGACGACGCTGCACTCGGTCGCGGCCCGCACGGCGAGCGGGCTCTCGCGCCGGCTGTTCAACCTCGTCGTGACCAACGTGCCCGGCCCGCAGGTCCCGCTGTACGCGGGGGAGAGCCGCATGCTCGAGGCCTACCCCGTCGTGCCGCTCGCGAAGGGCCAGGCCGTCAGCATCGGGCTCACGTCGTACGACGGCAACGTCTACTTCGGCCTCAACGCCGACCGCGACCTGTTGCCGGACGTCGACCTGCTCGCCGACTGCCTCGTCGACTCCCTGACGGAGCTGGTCGAGACGGTCAAGTGA
- a CDS encoding SIS domain-containing protein encodes MREEIAEQPEALRRTLEAVLPEVPALARLGAETRQVLFIARGSSDNAAVYGRYLVEVGAGRLATLSSPSVATTYGRRIDLDGVLAVALSQSGRTEEIVETLAWAADCGARTVAVTNEEHSPLAASAEVALLTRAGVERAVPATKTYTTQLAALAVLGLALRGDDPAFREALHRVPDAVAAVIDPHDGVAELAGRLTEIDGLVVSGRGYAYSTALELALKFKEACYVSAEGLSYADLLHGPIAVLDGDTPVLLVAPGEGPVLAGMTALAHRARALASPAYVIGGDAGLVAACDAHVPGPDLPEYLAPIGLVVPGQLLVESVALRMGIDPDAPRGLHKVTQTDGAS; translated from the coding sequence ATGCGTGAGGAGATCGCAGAACAGCCCGAGGCGTTGCGCCGCACGCTCGAGGCGGTGCTGCCCGAGGTGCCTGCGCTGGCGAGGCTCGGTGCCGAGACGCGGCAGGTGCTGTTCATCGCCCGCGGCTCCTCCGACAACGCGGCGGTGTACGGCAGGTACCTGGTCGAGGTGGGCGCGGGGCGCCTCGCGACGTTGAGCTCGCCGTCGGTCGCCACGACGTACGGCAGGCGCATCGACCTCGACGGCGTGCTCGCGGTGGCGCTGTCGCAGTCGGGACGCACCGAGGAGATCGTCGAGACGCTCGCGTGGGCGGCCGACTGCGGTGCCCGCACGGTGGCCGTGACCAACGAGGAGCACTCGCCGCTCGCGGCGTCGGCGGAGGTCGCCCTGCTCACCAGGGCGGGGGTCGAGCGGGCCGTGCCCGCGACGAAGACCTACACGACACAGCTCGCCGCCCTCGCCGTGCTCGGGCTCGCCCTCCGCGGCGACGACCCCGCGTTCCGCGAGGCGCTGCACCGGGTGCCCGACGCGGTGGCGGCCGTCATCGACCCGCACGACGGCGTCGCCGAGCTGGCCGGTCGGCTCACCGAGATCGACGGGCTCGTCGTCTCCGGACGCGGGTACGCCTACTCGACGGCTTTGGAGCTTGCGCTGAAGTTCAAGGAGGCCTGCTACGTCTCCGCCGAGGGACTCTCGTACGCCGACCTGCTGCACGGACCCATCGCCGTGCTCGACGGCGACACCCCGGTGCTGCTCGTCGCGCCGGGCGAGGGGCCGGTGCTGGCCGGCATGACGGCGCTCGCGCACCGGGCCCGCGCGCTCGCCTCGCCGGCGTACGTCATCGGCGGCGACGCCGGGCTCGTCGCGGCCTGCGACGCCCATGTGCCGGGGCCCGACCTGCCCGAGTACCTCGCCCCCATCGGCCTCGTGGTGCCCGGGCAGCTGCTCGTGGAGTCGGTCGCCCTGCGCATGGGCATCGACCCGGACGCTCCCCGCGGCCTGCACAAGGTCACCCAGACCGACGGCGCGTCCTAG
- a CDS encoding chromosome partitioning protein has protein sequence MSIPVVTAIADTRAEAVLVATLDKGDRSLQVVRRCVDVADLVATAQAGLARAALVSAGLRRLDRDVLARLAGAGVAVVGVVPPDDEAAERRLRQLGLTVVATLDADSARLHAAVREALAGRPAVTDPWPARGERPAGDTAAPLDAGEPVDGRLVAVWGPTGAPSRTSVAAGVAGELAELGVGTLLIDADTYGGAVAQLLGLLDEAPGLAAVARQANVGALDAAGLRAAARRVHPHLGVLTGLTRADRWPELGAAALDRVWELARTVVPYTVVDCGFSLEEDEELSYDTTAPRRNAATISALTAADDVVACCAADALGVQRFVRGYAELRELVPDTRVHVVCTRVRPGPVGPRPEAQVASALERYAGVRPAAMVPDDRAGYDKALARGRSLIDVAPRSPARAALRTFAATLARTEPVRGTLTVP, from the coding sequence GTGAGCATCCCGGTGGTCACCGCGATCGCCGACACCCGCGCCGAGGCCGTCCTCGTCGCGACGCTCGACAAGGGAGACCGGTCGCTGCAGGTGGTCAGGCGGTGCGTCGACGTCGCCGACCTCGTCGCCACCGCGCAGGCGGGACTCGCTCGCGCGGCCCTGGTGTCCGCGGGTCTGCGCCGGCTCGACCGCGACGTGCTGGCGCGCCTCGCGGGCGCCGGCGTCGCCGTCGTCGGCGTCGTGCCTCCCGACGACGAGGCGGCCGAGCGCAGGCTGCGCCAGCTGGGCCTGACCGTCGTCGCGACGCTCGACGCCGACTCCGCCAGGCTGCACGCGGCGGTGCGCGAGGCACTGGCCGGTCGGCCCGCGGTCACCGACCCGTGGCCCGCGCGCGGGGAGCGTCCGGCGGGCGACACCGCCGCCCCGCTCGACGCCGGCGAGCCGGTCGACGGCCGCCTGGTCGCGGTCTGGGGACCCACCGGCGCGCCCAGCCGCACCTCGGTCGCGGCGGGCGTCGCGGGCGAGCTCGCCGAGCTCGGCGTCGGCACCCTGCTCATCGACGCCGACACCTACGGCGGCGCGGTGGCCCAGCTGCTCGGCCTGCTCGACGAGGCGCCGGGCCTCGCCGCCGTCGCGAGGCAGGCCAACGTCGGAGCCCTCGACGCCGCGGGCCTGCGGGCCGCGGCCAGGCGCGTCCACCCGCACCTGGGCGTGCTGACCGGACTCACCCGCGCCGACCGGTGGCCCGAGCTCGGCGCGGCCGCGCTCGACCGGGTCTGGGAGCTCGCGCGCACGGTCGTGCCGTACACGGTCGTCGACTGCGGCTTCTCGCTCGAGGAGGACGAGGAGCTCAGCTACGACACCACCGCGCCGCGGCGCAACGCCGCCACGATCTCCGCGCTCACCGCCGCGGACGACGTCGTCGCCTGCTGCGCCGCCGACGCGCTCGGCGTCCAGCGGTTCGTCCGCGGGTACGCCGAGCTGCGCGAGCTGGTGCCCGACACCCGGGTCCACGTGGTGTGCACGCGGGTCCGTCCCGGGCCGGTCGGTCCGCGTCCCGAGGCGCAGGTGGCGTCCGCGCTCGAGCGCTACGCCGGTGTCCGACCCGCCGCGATGGTCCCGGACGACCGCGCCGGCTACGACAAGGCGCTGGCCCGCGGCCGGTCGCTGATCGACGTCGCCCCCCGGTCGCCCGCGCGGGCGGCGTTGCGCACGTTCGCCGCCACTCTCGCCCGGACCGAACCCGTGAGGGGCACCCTCACCGTGCCATGA
- a CDS encoding MFS transporter: protein MERSATHAARRTSRVTPSRASSVLLLLGVLLIAANLRPTLLSVGPLLPMIRASEGLSASGAGVLNALPLVAFAGTSILVPRAGRRLGIERALLVALVVLAVGTVLRSLPSLGALFGGTVVLCVGIAGANVLLPSLIKRDFPARVSVMTAFYGATMTIVSAVAAGVAVPLASVLPGGWRGSLACWVVLTAVAIAVWAVAATRVPGRTASVGATSPVGIPWRSALAWQVTVFMGLQAFAFYVLVGWLPTLLHSYGMSDERAGLMLLLSQGVSVVTYLLSPLAIRRFSDQRFVAAATALLQAGGWLGLMLAPGLAVVWVVVLGVALSVSMVLALSFFSLRAADPHGAAALSGMGQSLGYLLAAAGPAIFGVLGEVTGGWTVPLVIVTAIAVGLATTGLFAGRDRQVTGDQPS from the coding sequence ATGGAGAGATCGGCGACGCACGCCGCGAGGCGGACGTCGCGGGTGACTCCGTCGCGCGCGTCCTCCGTCCTGCTGCTCCTCGGGGTGCTGCTCATCGCGGCGAACCTGCGACCGACGCTGCTCAGCGTCGGCCCGTTGCTGCCGATGATCCGGGCGAGCGAGGGCCTGTCGGCGAGCGGGGCGGGCGTGCTCAACGCGCTGCCGCTCGTCGCGTTCGCCGGCACCTCGATCCTCGTGCCGCGGGCCGGCCGCCGGCTCGGCATCGAACGCGCGCTGCTCGTCGCGCTCGTCGTCCTCGCCGTCGGCACGGTGCTGCGGTCGCTGCCGTCGCTCGGTGCACTGTTCGGCGGCACGGTGGTGCTGTGCGTCGGCATCGCCGGCGCCAACGTGCTGCTGCCCAGCCTGATCAAGCGCGACTTCCCCGCGCGGGTGAGCGTGATGACCGCGTTCTACGGGGCGACGATGACGATCGTCTCCGCCGTCGCGGCGGGCGTGGCGGTGCCCCTGGCCTCGGTGCTGCCCGGCGGGTGGCGCGGCTCGCTCGCGTGCTGGGTGGTGCTGACCGCCGTCGCGATCGCCGTCTGGGCGGTCGCGGCGACCCGCGTCCCGGGACGCACCGCATCCGTCGGCGCGACATCGCCGGTGGGCATCCCGTGGCGGTCCGCGCTGGCGTGGCAGGTCACGGTGTTCATGGGCCTGCAGGCGTTCGCGTTCTACGTGCTCGTGGGCTGGCTGCCCACCCTGCTGCACAGCTACGGCATGAGCGACGAACGCGCGGGCCTGATGCTGCTGCTGTCGCAGGGCGTGAGCGTGGTGACGTACCTGCTGAGCCCGCTCGCGATACGGCGCTTCTCCGACCAGCGGTTCGTCGCGGCCGCGACGGCGCTCCTGCAGGCCGGCGGCTGGCTGGGCCTCATGCTCGCTCCCGGCCTGGCCGTCGTGTGGGTCGTCGTGCTCGGGGTGGCGCTCAGCGTCTCGATGGTCCTGGCCCTGTCGTTCTTCAGCCTCCGTGCCGCCGACCCGCACGGTGCCGCGGCCCTGTCCGGCATGGGCCAGTCGCTCGGCTACCTGCTGGCCGCGGCAGGTCCCGCGATCTTCGGGGTGCTCGGCGAGGTCACCGGCGGCTGGACGGTCCCGCTGGTCATCGTCACCGCGATCGCCGTCGGCCTCGCGACGACCGGCCTCTTCGCCGGCCGCGACCGCCAGGTGACCGGCGACCAGCCGTCCTGA
- a CDS encoding winged helix-turn-helix domain-containing protein has protein sequence MSKAPRPQAILSRTDARRLALRAQGLYGPRDVRDTGAVLRRLGAVQLDTISVLARSHELVPYARLGAVGRPRVERAYWAQPPRTFEYWSHAACILPLEEWPHYAFRRRERRAKGRRWHQVHERTVREVHAQLRAEGPLSATDLGGAKKGGPWWDWSDVKIAVEWLLDIGDAVCVERRGWRRIYELSERAVPAELRYDEDDETCLTRLVAGAGRAMGVAAKADLADYVRVRIDQVEAVLPATGLVPVAVEGWSVDAWADPDALADTPTGRCRTTLLSPFDSLVWDRRRTERLFDFTHRLEAYVPRPKRIHGYFAMPLLTGGELAGRVDPARENSTVVARQVSLARRSTVGPMATALREAARWVGCDDVRVEQVTPAHLAEPLRLAVKRA, from the coding sequence ATGAGCAAGGCTCCCCGCCCGCAGGCCATCCTCAGCCGCACCGACGCGCGCCGGCTGGCGCTGCGTGCCCAGGGCCTCTACGGGCCCCGCGACGTGCGTGACACCGGCGCGGTCCTGCGCCGTCTCGGCGCGGTGCAGCTCGACACGATCTCGGTGCTGGCGCGCTCGCACGAGCTGGTGCCGTACGCGCGCCTCGGCGCCGTCGGCCGCCCCCGGGTCGAGCGGGCGTACTGGGCGCAGCCGCCCCGCACGTTCGAGTACTGGTCGCACGCCGCCTGCATCCTGCCGCTCGAGGAGTGGCCGCACTACGCGTTCCGGCGGCGGGAGCGCCGCGCGAAGGGCCGCCGGTGGCACCAGGTGCACGAGCGCACCGTGCGCGAGGTGCACGCCCAGCTGCGGGCCGAGGGACCGCTGTCGGCCACCGACCTCGGCGGCGCCAAGAAGGGCGGGCCGTGGTGGGACTGGTCCGACGTCAAGATCGCGGTCGAGTGGCTGCTCGACATCGGCGACGCCGTCTGCGTCGAGAGGCGCGGGTGGCGCCGCATCTACGAGCTGAGCGAGCGGGCGGTGCCGGCCGAGCTCCGGTACGACGAGGACGACGAGACCTGCCTCACCCGGCTCGTCGCCGGCGCCGGACGCGCGATGGGGGTCGCGGCGAAGGCCGACCTCGCCGACTACGTTCGGGTCAGGATCGACCAGGTCGAGGCCGTGCTGCCCGCCACCGGCCTGGTCCCCGTCGCCGTCGAGGGGTGGAGTGTCGACGCATGGGCCGACCCCGACGCGCTAGCCGACACCCCGACCGGACGCTGCCGCACCACCCTGCTGTCGCCGTTCGACTCCCTCGTCTGGGACCGCCGCCGCACCGAACGGCTCTTCGACTTCACCCACCGGCTCGAGGCGTACGTCCCCAGGCCCAAGCGGATCCACGGCTACTTCGCCATGCCGCTGCTCACCGGCGGCGAGCTCGCCGGGCGGGTCGACCCCGCACGCGAGAACTCCACCGTCGTCGCGCGGCAGGTGTCGCTCGCCCGCAGGTCGACGGTCGGGCCGATGGCCACGGCGTTACGCGAGGCGGCACGCTGGGTGGGCTGCGACGATGTCCGGGTCGAGCAGGTCACGCCCGCGCACCTCGCGGAACCGCTGCGGCTCGCCGTCAAGCGCGCCTAG